Proteins co-encoded in one Kutzneria chonburiensis genomic window:
- a CDS encoding alpha/beta hydrolase, whose amino-acid sequence MRWQAVVLAVALIVGLAAPAAAAPSCSDVTVPVQLDVLLPASVHGRLCLPPGGADRVQLLVHGATYDGRYWDEPIGGGRFSYVRRALGDRWATLAIDRVGYGASTREPSVLLTALTQALTVHQVVSWLRTSFRTVLLVGHSVGSAVALIETSLYNDASAVALTALTHRVSPEGLASALAFDVRPVTVDPGPLASRYDPGYLTTVPGRRAALFYGPHPDPAMLAYDEATKGVVSATEMADAIALGFALPTSLGITRPVYLVDGELDALFCGGLLGGSCSSAAALASEERPYFAHSLRFTAAVLPDAGHDLNFEPDAAVYEDALNAWADTNA is encoded by the coding sequence GTGCGCTGGCAGGCGGTGGTCCTCGCCGTGGCGCTGATCGTCGGTCTGGCCGCGCCCGCTGCCGCTGCTCCTTCGTGCTCGGACGTCACCGTGCCCGTGCAGCTCGACGTGCTGTTGCCGGCCTCCGTGCACGGCCGGCTGTGCCTGCCGCCGGGCGGGGCCGACCGCGTGCAGCTGTTGGTGCACGGGGCGACCTACGACGGCCGATACTGGGACGAGCCCATTGGCGGCGGCCGGTTCTCGTACGTGCGGCGGGCGCTTGGCGACCGTTGGGCGACGTTGGCCATCGACCGCGTCGGCTACGGGGCGAGCACGCGTGAGCCCAGCGTGCTGCTGACCGCTTTGACCCAGGCCCTGACCGTGCACCAGGTCGTTTCGTGGCTGCGGACCTCTTTCCGGACCGTGTTGCTGGTCGGGCACTCCGTCGGCAGCGCTGTGGCGTTGATCGAGACCTCCCTGTACAACGACGCTTCCGCCGTGGCGTTGACCGCCCTGACGCATCGCGTGTCACCGGAGGGTTTGGCTTCGGCGTTGGCCTTCGACGTCCGTCCGGTCACTGTGGACCCCGGGCCGCTGGCATCTCGGTACGACCCCGGCTATCTCACCACCGTGCCCGGTCGTCGCGCCGCTTTGTTCTACGGGCCCCATCCCGATCCCGCGATGTTGGCCTACGACGAGGCCACCAAGGGCGTCGTGTCCGCCACCGAGATGGCCGACGCGATCGCCCTCGGTTTCGCCCTGCCCACGTCGTTGGGCATCACCCGGCCCGTGTACCTGGTCGACGGCGAGTTGGACGCCTTGTTCTGCGGAGGCTTGCTCGGCGGCTCCTGTTCCTCCGCCGCTGCATTGGCCTCCGAGGAACGGCCTTACTTTGCGCATTCGCTTCGTTTCACCGCCGCCGTGCTGCCCGACGCCGGGCACGACCTCAACTTCGAACCGGATGCGGCCGTGTACGAAGACGCGTTGAACGCCTGGGCCGACACCAACGCCTGA
- a CDS encoding EI24 domain-containing protein, protein MIRDFFAGVGLLLRGFGIVFRTPRLLLLGALPAVLTGGLLLGLVITLAVFAPNLVALATPFADGWDHAYQEVFRDLVAVALVVGLLYLGLLVFAAATLAIGAPFYESIARRVEDRFGGVPTEHDTSWWTDTVDNAKVVGASALLSIPLFLIDLVPVVGETVGPVIGVCVAAWMFGLELSVVPFSRRGLPLAARRHVLGQRRAMAFGFALPAYLLCLVPLLAIIVMPAATAGGTLLAQRLLTDHIRLGRPGAEKPF, encoded by the coding sequence ATGATCAGGGACTTCTTCGCGGGCGTGGGCCTGCTGCTGCGGGGCTTCGGAATCGTCTTCCGGACGCCCCGGCTGCTGCTGCTCGGGGCGCTGCCGGCGGTGCTCACCGGCGGCCTGCTGCTGGGGCTGGTGATCACGCTCGCCGTGTTCGCGCCGAACCTGGTCGCGCTGGCCACGCCGTTCGCCGACGGCTGGGACCACGCCTACCAGGAGGTCTTCCGGGACCTTGTCGCCGTTGCGCTCGTGGTCGGGCTGCTCTACCTGGGGCTGCTGGTGTTCGCCGCGGCCACGCTGGCCATCGGCGCGCCGTTCTACGAGTCGATCGCGCGGCGGGTCGAGGACCGTTTCGGCGGCGTGCCGACCGAGCACGACACGTCGTGGTGGACCGACACCGTGGACAACGCCAAGGTGGTCGGGGCGTCGGCGCTGCTGTCCATCCCGCTGTTCCTGATCGACCTCGTGCCGGTCGTCGGCGAGACCGTCGGGCCGGTGATCGGCGTCTGCGTGGCCGCCTGGATGTTCGGGCTGGAGCTCAGCGTCGTGCCGTTCTCGCGGCGGGGGCTGCCGCTGGCCGCACGGCGGCATGTGCTCGGGCAGCGGCGGGCGATGGCTTTCGGCTTCGCGCTGCCGGCGTACCTGCTGTGTCTGGTGCCGCTGCTGGCGATCATCGTGATGCCGGCGGCGACCGCCGGGGGCACCCTGTTGGCCCAGCGACTCCTTACGGACCACATTCGGTTGGGCCGGCCAGGCGCGGAAAAGCCTTTCTAG
- a CDS encoding S41 family peptidase, with protein sequence MTSRRELIDASIPLITANYVFPDIAEKVVEVLRRNDYEHLANIDEFAAAVTADLQSVNGDKHLRLLHEEPRPRAATEHHGFDKVEVLDGNIGYVENTWLREAGRFGDFAVAAMTLVAGTDALIIDLRRCRGGDPGMVSLICAYLFDESKHVNDIYSRPDDLTIQFWTPPYVPGRRFGGTKPVWVLTSSFTFSGGEELAYDLQQTGRATLVGETTRGGAHPTDWHELAEHLYLTVPEARAINPRSGTNWEGVGVVPDIAVPADQAMDHAVELARKFLADPGN encoded by the coding sequence ATGACCTCACGCCGCGAGCTGATCGACGCCTCGATCCCGCTGATCACCGCCAACTACGTCTTCCCGGACATCGCCGAGAAGGTGGTGGAGGTGTTGCGGCGCAACGACTACGAGCACCTCGCGAACATCGACGAGTTCGCCGCGGCGGTCACCGCCGATCTCCAGTCGGTCAACGGGGACAAGCATCTGCGCCTGCTGCACGAGGAACCCAGGCCCCGCGCGGCGACCGAGCACCACGGCTTCGACAAGGTGGAGGTCCTCGACGGCAACATCGGCTACGTCGAGAACACTTGGCTACGGGAGGCCGGCCGGTTCGGCGACTTCGCCGTCGCCGCGATGACGCTGGTCGCCGGCACGGACGCGCTGATCATCGACCTGCGCCGGTGCCGCGGCGGCGACCCGGGCATGGTCTCGCTGATCTGCGCCTACCTGTTCGACGAGTCCAAGCACGTCAACGACATCTACAGCCGCCCGGACGACCTCACCATCCAGTTCTGGACCCCGCCCTACGTGCCGGGCCGGCGCTTCGGCGGCACGAAGCCGGTCTGGGTGCTGACCAGCTCGTTCACCTTCTCCGGCGGCGAGGAGCTGGCCTACGACCTCCAGCAGACCGGCCGGGCGACCCTCGTCGGCGAGACCACCCGCGGCGGCGCGCACCCGACCGACTGGCACGAGCTGGCCGAACACCTCTATCTCACGGTGCCCGAGGCGCGGGCGATCAACCCGAGGTCCGGCACCAACTGGGAGGGTGTCGGCGTCGTGCCGGACATCGCCGTTCCCGCTGATCAAGCCATGGACCACGCCGTCGAACTGGCTCGAAAATTCCTGGCCGACCCGGGCAACTGA
- a CDS encoding AMIN-like domain-containing (lipo)protein produces the protein MNRTKSLAALVIALLAMLALVPSAGAAPSDTTAYLTNIRVGAHPTYDRVVLDVTNLPSSFAYTPQDKLYYDPSGLPVNIPGCTFGRLAMQGATEHTDSGQLTYTGPQTFTTPQLTNVRAVAVIGDFEKVLSIGLGLRHAAAVHVFTLTAPNRVVIDVNH, from the coding sequence ATGAACAGAACCAAGTCGCTGGCCGCCCTGGTCATCGCCCTGCTGGCGATGCTCGCGCTCGTGCCGTCGGCCGGCGCCGCGCCCAGCGACACCACCGCGTACCTGACCAACATCCGCGTCGGCGCGCACCCCACGTACGACCGGGTCGTGCTCGACGTGACGAACCTGCCCAGCAGCTTCGCCTACACGCCGCAGGACAAGCTCTACTACGACCCGAGCGGCCTGCCGGTGAACATCCCCGGCTGCACCTTCGGCCGGCTGGCCATGCAGGGCGCCACCGAGCACACCGACAGCGGCCAGCTCACCTACACCGGCCCGCAGACCTTCACCACGCCGCAGCTGACCAACGTCCGTGCGGTCGCGGTCATCGGCGACTTCGAGAAGGTGCTGAGCATCGGCCTCGGCCTGCGGCACGCCGCCGCCGTGCACGTCTTCACCCTCACCGCGCCCAACCGTGTGGTCATCGACGTCAACCACTGA
- a CDS encoding AMIN-like domain-containing (lipo)protein, translated as MIKTKALAAVLATALAMVVAAPLAGAATQGVDGPQLTDIKVQANATFDRVELDFDSLPVASWEQVDELVADPSGKPYSLPGNTYISLVAQNSSSFGTYSGSRKFTTPTLSNVRAVGITGDFERVLSVGIGLDHSAAIHVSPLTGPNRLVIDVDH; from the coding sequence ATGATCAAGACGAAGGCGCTGGCCGCCGTGCTGGCCACCGCCCTGGCGATGGTCGTCGCCGCACCGCTGGCCGGTGCGGCGACGCAGGGTGTCGACGGCCCGCAGCTGACCGACATCAAGGTGCAGGCGAACGCCACGTTCGACCGGGTCGAGCTGGACTTCGACTCGCTGCCGGTCGCCAGCTGGGAGCAGGTCGACGAGCTGGTGGCCGACCCGAGCGGCAAGCCCTACAGCCTGCCCGGCAACACCTACATCTCGCTGGTGGCCCAGAACTCGAGCAGCTTCGGCACCTACTCCGGCTCCCGGAAGTTCACCACCCCGACGCTGAGCAACGTCCGCGCGGTCGGCATCACCGGCGACTTCGAGCGGGTGCTCAGCGTCGGCATCGGCCTCGATCACTCCGCCGCCATCCACGTTTCGCCCCTCACGGGACCGAATCGCCTGGTAATCGACGTGGACCACTGA
- a CDS encoding cupin domain-containing protein yields the protein MTGIPQLADLVAPIEVSQFFATVQGRTHRRFAGQAGRFARLLPWADLNRALRQHRLDFPRLRLALDGAVVPVHTYTEMVDTRRNGQVPRLLNAPLSEQLRAGATLVLDSVQEMFEPVGDLAAGLEHDLREKIQVNLYAGWGTTHGFDVHWDDHDAFIIQIAGRKRWRIHGVSRPFPLMRDTELPQRPEGEPIDDFMMEDGDVLYLPRGHWHDVSAVGEQSLHLTIGFNRATGVDLVSWLADQLRVEQVFREDLPRFGSTEERQQRAKEIREQLVARLTDDVVDRFLTDRDAQAPAHSRLGLPFTATPGLLPEGDEAEVLLVVPRAVVEHGNGTVALAAAGKRLVFAAAAAPVLEALLPAQPLSVKTLVELAAPTLDRRTVRALLGELVTHGVLSPR from the coding sequence GTGACCGGCATTCCTCAACTGGCTGACCTCGTCGCACCGATCGAGGTCAGCCAGTTCTTTGCCACGGTGCAGGGCCGGACGCACCGGCGGTTCGCCGGACAGGCCGGCCGGTTCGCCCGGCTGCTGCCGTGGGCGGACCTCAACCGCGCGCTGCGCCAGCACCGGCTGGACTTCCCGCGGCTGCGGCTGGCGCTGGACGGCGCGGTCGTGCCGGTGCACACGTACACCGAGATGGTCGACACCCGCCGCAACGGGCAGGTGCCGCGCCTGCTCAACGCGCCGCTGTCCGAGCAGCTGCGGGCCGGCGCCACCCTGGTGCTCGACTCCGTGCAGGAGATGTTCGAGCCGGTCGGCGACCTGGCCGCCGGGCTCGAGCACGACCTGCGGGAGAAGATCCAGGTCAACCTGTACGCCGGCTGGGGCACCACGCACGGCTTCGACGTGCACTGGGACGACCACGACGCGTTCATCATCCAGATCGCCGGCCGCAAGCGCTGGCGCATCCACGGCGTCAGCCGCCCGTTCCCGCTGATGCGCGACACCGAGCTGCCGCAGCGCCCCGAGGGCGAGCCGATCGACGACTTCATGATGGAAGACGGCGACGTGCTCTACCTGCCCCGCGGGCACTGGCACGACGTGTCGGCGGTGGGGGAGCAGTCGCTGCACCTGACCATCGGCTTCAACCGGGCGACCGGCGTGGACCTGGTGTCGTGGCTGGCCGACCAGCTGCGGGTGGAGCAGGTGTTCCGCGAGGACCTGCCGCGGTTCGGGTCGACCGAGGAGCGTCAGCAGCGGGCCAAGGAGATCCGCGAGCAGCTGGTCGCGCGGCTCACCGACGACGTCGTGGACCGGTTCCTGACCGATCGCGACGCCCAGGCGCCCGCGCACAGCCGGCTCGGCCTGCCGTTCACCGCGACCCCGGGCCTGCTGCCCGAGGGTGACGAGGCCGAGGTGCTGCTGGTCGTGCCGCGTGCGGTCGTGGAGCACGGGAACGGCACGGTCGCGCTCGCCGCGGCCGGAAAACGCCTGGTCTTCGCCGCTGCCGCGGCGCCGGTGCTGGAGGCTTTGCTTCCCGCGCAACCGTTGTCCGTCAAGACCTTGGTCGAGCTGGCGGCCCCGACACTCGATCGGCGTACCGTCCGGGCCTTGTTGGGCGAGTTGGTCACACACGGGGTGCTGTCGCCACGGTGA
- a CDS encoding sucrase ferredoxin translates to MTRLLGGNPAGTAALMTSWLLIEQPGPWPADALENVLTEAFPDGRMEQLRARGLRPLLIRTPGRHQRDQQASRTVFVASGVPGARWLERLTITDLSDLSELAAIDLEAVVDGRAGHGEPVAGPLFLACTHGAKDMCCAVLGRPVAAALAENHPGLSWEVSHVGGDRWAGNLLVVPDGFLHGQLTPAEAVLVAKDALKGQVQLEQLRGRTASPTQWTQYAEIIVRRHANLRGLDDAVATGERLNADDTRTVTVRCPFGVYEVTVGREAADRAGTSRCAGKVAPTGFHASAPRLLATA, encoded by the coding sequence GTGACCAGGCTGCTCGGTGGCAACCCGGCCGGGACCGCGGCCCTGATGACCTCGTGGCTGCTCATCGAGCAGCCCGGGCCGTGGCCGGCCGACGCGCTGGAGAACGTGCTGACCGAGGCGTTCCCGGACGGGCGGATGGAGCAGCTGCGGGCCCGTGGCCTGCGCCCGCTGCTCATCCGCACGCCGGGACGCCACCAGCGCGACCAGCAGGCATCGCGAACCGTTTTCGTCGCCAGCGGTGTGCCCGGGGCCCGTTGGCTGGAGCGCCTGACGATCACCGACCTGTCCGACCTGTCCGAGCTGGCCGCCATCGACCTCGAAGCCGTCGTGGATGGGCGGGCCGGTCACGGCGAGCCGGTGGCCGGGCCGCTGTTCCTGGCGTGCACCCACGGGGCCAAGGACATGTGCTGCGCCGTGCTCGGCCGGCCCGTCGCCGCCGCGCTGGCCGAGAACCACCCCGGCCTGTCGTGGGAGGTCAGCCACGTCGGCGGCGACCGCTGGGCCGGCAATCTGCTGGTCGTGCCGGACGGTTTCCTGCACGGGCAGCTCACGCCGGCCGAGGCCGTGCTGGTGGCCAAGGACGCCTTGAAGGGGCAGGTGCAGCTGGAGCAGCTGCGCGGGCGGACCGCTTCGCCGACCCAGTGGACCCAGTACGCCGAGATCATCGTCCGCCGGCACGCCAACCTGCGCGGTCTCGACGACGCCGTCGCCACCGGTGAGCGTCTCAACGCCGACGACACCCGTACGGTGACAGTTCGCTGCCCGTTCGGGGTGTACGAGGTGACCGTCGGTCGCGAGGCCGCGGACCGCGCCGGCACCAGCCGCTGCGCCGGCAAGGTCGCCCCCACCGGCTTCCACGCCTCCGCCCCCCGCCTCCTCGCCACGGCCTAA
- a CDS encoding DUF948 domain-containing protein, whose protein sequence is MSPEWITALVVAAVVVVLAVVVVLVIVLVKLGRTLDEATKAIRKAHENSEPLFVEANTTLTHVNTQLERVDGITANAKAVSGNVSALTSLFTATLGGPLVKAAALSYGISKAVRARRAKTAAKENRRPKRGRR, encoded by the coding sequence GTGTCACCGGAGTGGATCACCGCGCTGGTGGTGGCCGCCGTCGTCGTCGTGCTGGCGGTGGTGGTCGTGTTGGTGATCGTGCTGGTCAAGCTCGGGCGCACGCTGGACGAGGCGACCAAGGCGATCCGCAAGGCGCACGAGAACAGCGAGCCGCTGTTCGTCGAGGCCAACACCACGCTGACCCACGTCAACACCCAGCTGGAGCGGGTGGACGGCATCACCGCGAACGCCAAGGCGGTCAGCGGCAACGTCTCCGCGCTCACGTCGCTGTTCACCGCGACCCTGGGCGGCCCGCTGGTGAAAGCGGCTGCGCTTTCCTACGGGATCAGCAAAGCTGTACGGGCCCGCCGCGCGAAGACGGCGGCCAAGGAGAACCGGCGACCCAAGCGCGGGAGGCGATGA